From the Martelella mediterranea DSM 17316 genome, one window contains:
- a CDS encoding YrhK family protein, producing the protein MPHMFVNRPRLHDVIADTPAERKNFRWETINAIAYQAGGLIFILGSICFFPALSAYADLGAWIFFFGSLIYLLVTGHDLIEVFVYAKQRKDPETVWDRLEAWAAWTYVFGTVLFVIGSIFFLSSVDLPKAGAWCFIVGSFLFVIGAVINVIQIVQADDLVTLQMMNLTALTFVVGSALFAVASIPYLWSLASERDETLLDGFLAWQYLVGSILFFIGGLFNYRRAYRVVAMALGRPTSYAHHPLKPLAPRRKKRWER; encoded by the coding sequence ATGCCGCATATGTTCGTCAATCGACCGCGTCTTCACGATGTGATTGCCGATACGCCGGCGGAACGAAAGAATTTCCGGTGGGAGACGATCAATGCGATCGCCTATCAGGCCGGCGGGCTGATCTTCATCCTCGGCAGCATCTGCTTCTTCCCCGCGCTTTCGGCCTATGCCGACCTTGGCGCTTGGATCTTCTTCTTCGGCTCGCTGATCTACCTGCTCGTGACCGGGCACGACCTGATCGAGGTTTTCGTCTACGCCAAGCAGCGCAAGGATCCGGAAACGGTGTGGGACAGGCTGGAGGCCTGGGCGGCGTGGACCTATGTCTTTGGAACCGTGCTGTTCGTCATCGGCAGCATTTTCTTTCTGTCTTCCGTCGATCTCCCCAAGGCCGGGGCGTGGTGCTTCATCGTCGGCAGCTTCTTGTTCGTGATCGGCGCGGTGATCAACGTCATCCAGATCGTTCAGGCGGACGATCTCGTCACCCTGCAGATGATGAACCTGACGGCCCTTACCTTCGTGGTCGGCTCGGCGCTCTTTGCCGTCGCCTCGATCCCCTATCTCTGGTCGCTTGCCAGCGAGCGCGACGAAACCCTGCTGGATGGCTTTTTGGCGTGGCAATATCTCGTCGGCAGCATCCTTTTCTTTATCGGCGGACTGTTCAATTATCGGCGCGCTTACCGCGTTGTCGCCATGGCGCTCGGAAGGCCGACATCCTATGCCCATCATCCGCTGAAGCCGCTGGCGCCCCGCAGGAAGAAACGCTGGGAAAGGTGA
- a CDS encoding SLC13 family permease, translating into MIEFIGVSPSIVALVLLGLLFVAFTIEKYPPDITAVIGAAVFIVLGLVPTDDVMAVFSSPAPITIGAMFVVSGALLRTGVLDALAGFIVERAKSHPVLAIAIFIVVAASASAFMNSTPVVLVLIPVVVRLAASLSMAPTRLLIPLSYTAILGGTCTLIGTSTNLLVAGVAQQNGLEPFSIFEIAPVGVISAIVGGISVFVLGKFLLPHRDSDQNVENEETPFLSEITILSDYDGIGKALSEVSDFQRTGVRVTGIRRGTSIERSGLPEHVIQQGDAVILIAPTSELLTFEEQAGLQVGLRRSVGVEPDAELRVAEVIVSPSRRSSGARIADLALGRRVGMRVLGAYRASHVAGPDLSNVQLRPADKLLLEGTSEGFSDLSRVGDVVSVTEPGGRAFRRRQAPIAVLTLVGIVALAAFNVMPIGILALLGVAVILALRCIDSDEAWQTIDGSILVLIFAMLIVGSGLENSGAVELVVSMLRPWLENLSPVLMLLAVYFVGSILTETVTNNAVAVVYTPVVIALANQLGLDPRPFVVAVMFSASASFATPIGYQTNTLVYGAGNYRFSDFLKMGIPMNIIVGLTSVFAIGLFFPM; encoded by the coding sequence ATGATCGAGTTCATCGGCGTTTCCCCATCCATCGTGGCACTGGTGCTGCTTGGGCTTCTCTTCGTCGCTTTCACCATCGAAAAATATCCGCCGGATATCACGGCGGTCATCGGCGCCGCGGTGTTCATCGTCCTGGGCCTTGTGCCCACCGATGATGTGATGGCGGTTTTCTCCAGTCCGGCCCCGATCACCATCGGCGCGATGTTCGTGGTGTCCGGCGCTCTGCTCAGGACGGGGGTGCTGGATGCTCTTGCCGGCTTCATCGTGGAGCGCGCCAAATCCCATCCGGTGCTTGCGATTGCGATCTTCATCGTCGTGGCGGCATCGGCATCCGCCTTCATGAACAGTACGCCGGTTGTTCTCGTGCTTATTCCGGTCGTGGTGCGCCTCGCGGCAAGCCTCAGCATGGCGCCAACCCGATTGCTGATACCGCTTTCCTACACGGCCATTCTCGGCGGCACTTGCACCTTGATCGGCACCTCGACCAATCTTCTGGTGGCCGGCGTTGCGCAGCAGAACGGCCTCGAGCCTTTTTCCATTTTTGAGATCGCGCCGGTCGGCGTTATTTCGGCGATCGTCGGCGGCATTTCGGTTTTCGTGCTCGGCAAGTTTCTGCTTCCGCATCGCGACTCAGATCAGAACGTCGAAAACGAGGAGACGCCCTTCCTGTCCGAAATCACCATCCTGTCCGACTATGACGGGATTGGCAAAGCACTCTCCGAGGTCAGCGATTTTCAGCGTACCGGCGTCCGCGTCACTGGCATCCGGCGCGGAACGAGCATCGAAAGAAGCGGATTGCCCGAACATGTCATCCAGCAGGGAGATGCGGTGATACTGATTGCCCCGACCTCCGAGCTCCTGACCTTCGAGGAACAGGCGGGATTGCAGGTCGGCTTGCGGCGATCTGTCGGCGTGGAGCCAGATGCCGAGTTGCGCGTCGCCGAAGTGATCGTATCGCCGTCGCGCAGAAGCTCCGGCGCAAGGATCGCGGACCTGGCGCTCGGCAGGCGCGTGGGCATGCGCGTCCTCGGAGCCTACCGCGCCAGTCACGTGGCGGGGCCGGACTTGTCGAATGTTCAGTTGCGTCCCGCCGACAAGCTGCTTCTCGAGGGCACCTCCGAAGGGTTCAGCGATCTGTCGCGGGTCGGTGACGTCGTTTCCGTGACGGAACCCGGCGGTCGCGCGTTTCGGCGGCGCCAGGCGCCGATCGCCGTCTTGACCCTTGTGGGCATCGTCGCGCTCGCCGCTTTCAACGTGATGCCCATCGGCATTCTGGCGCTGCTGGGCGTCGCGGTCATTCTCGCGCTGCGCTGCATCGACAGCGACGAGGCATGGCAGACGATCGACGGATCCATTCTGGTCCTGATCTTCGCGATGCTGATTGTCGGTTCGGGGCTGGAGAACAGCGGGGCCGTCGAACTGGTCGTGAGCATGCTGAGGCCGTGGCTGGAAAACCTTTCGCCCGTGCTCATGCTGCTCGCCGTCTATTTCGTTGGGTCCATCCTGACGGAGACAGTCACCAACAACGCCGTCGCGGTTGTCTATACGCCGGTCGTCATAGCGCTCGCCAACCAGCTCGGCCTCGATCCGCGTCCCTTCGTCGTCGCCGTGATGTTTTCCGCCAGCGCAAGCTTCGCCACCCCGATCGGCTACCAGACCAACACGCTGGTCTATGGGGCCGGCAATTACCGGTTCAGCGATTTCCTCAAGATGGGCATTCCGATGAACATCATCGTTGGTCTCACCTCCGTTTTCGCCATAGGCCTGTTCTTTCCGATGTGA